In bacterium, the sequence CTGGCAGATTCCCACACACAATCCCCGCCCTCTGCCGGCGTGGCGGCGGCCGACCGCCGACCGAATATCCTGATCCTGCTGGCAGACGACCTCGGCTGGGGCGATGTCTCCTACCACGGCAGCGAGATTCGGACGCCGCATATCGACAACCTCGCGCGCAGGGGGATCGAACTCGATCGCTTCTACGTCCAGCCGACCTGCAGCCCGACCCGAACTGCTCTGATGACAGGGAAGTCGCCGATGCGCATCGGGATCACGCGACCGATCACTAAGAATGAGAAAGGTGGCCTCCCGCTTGGCGAGACATTGCTGCCGGAACATCTCGCGCGAGCCGGCTATCAATCGCTGATGTCAGGCAAGTGGCATCTCGGCCATTACACACCCGAGATGTTCCCCCACGCCCGGGGTTTCGAGTCCTTCTACGGTCATGTCAGCGGTGGCATCGGCTATTGGGATCACAACCACGGCGGGGGCCACGATTGGCAACGCGATGGCGTAACCGTTCGAGAGGAGGGCTATACGACCCATCTGATCGCGGACGAAGCGCTGCGCCTGCTCACCACTCGCGACCGCACCCGCCCTGTATTCCTCTACGTCGCCTTCAACGCCCCGCACATTCCGAACGAATCGCCATCAGACGCGCTCGCTCGTTATGCGTCGATCGAAGACCAGAAGCGTCGCATTCACGCGGGCATGGTGAGCGAACTCGACTCCGCCATCGGCCGAATCCTCGCGGGCTTCGAAGAGGAAGGAATCCTCGGCAACACCCTCGTCTTCTTCTCGAGCGATAACGGCGGCATCGTCCCCGGAACCGGCCCCCCGGCACTCTTGAATGTCGCTCGTTTCTTCGACGCGATCTTCGACCGACCAATCCCCATCCCAGGCTTCGAGTTCCTCGTCGCAAATCTACTCGACGGGGCGAGCGACAACGGCCGCTTGCGCGGCGCCAAGGGCGACCTCGGCGACGGTGGAAGCCGGGTCCCCGCAGCGATCTGGTGGCCCGGTCACCTCGAAAACGGAACCCATGAGCGTTTCATGACAATCTCCGACCTCCTCCCGACGCTGATGGAAGCGATCGGCGCAGCGGACGCGATTCCGGGTGATCTGAATGGCCGCAGCCAATGGGCGGCGCTGAACGGAGATCCCTCCAACAGCGAGACACCCGATTACGTCACGACCGGCCTTTTCGGAGAAGCCGCGTTCTATCGCCCCCCCTGGAAACTCCACGTGACGGACCCGCCCGAACTCTACGACGTATTCGATGATCCCTACGAGGAGCGCAACGTCGCGGGCGAGAATCCGGAGGTCGTCGAGGCTCTATTGCAGGCCACAGAAGCCTGGCCTCGCGGAAGGGCCACCTCGGCGACCATCGCCGATAGTTTTTTCGATCCGGACCTCTTTGGTGGTCGGGAGGATCGCGAGCCCTGGGCGGATGTCGCTCGAGAGCGGGCATCCCGCACGAATTGAAGCAACGGAGGGTCCAGGGCGGCTATTCGTAGCCTTCGAAATCCAGACCCGGCTAGACGGTTCCGGCCTCGTTCACTTCAGACCTCTGACTTGCGCCTTGCGTCGGGCGGGCTTCGTCGAGCGCGCCTTGCGTAGTCGCGTCAGCTTTCCGATGAGCGCGGGGCGGAAGGTCTCCTCCGCGTCGGCAGCCAATCCGATGTAGGACGCCTGTAGCACGGTCTCGCGGAATTCCTCGATGGAGATCAGGCGAAACGCCCAGTCTCGCGAGGCAACGCGATAACTCGCGAAGATCCTCTCGCCGAGGATGTCGGGGGGGATCGAACCTCGCAGCTGCCCTTGCTCCTGAGCCGTCCGGCACGCCTCCGTCATGAGCGCGACGGCCCATCGGGTCAAGCCTCCCCTCTTTCCCCAGATCTTCTCCTGATCTGAGAAGAACTCGTTGGCCACGAACGCGGCACGGTAGAAGTCCTCTTCTGCGCTGAAGAGCGATGTGGATTCGTTCGCCACGGCCTCAAGCAGCGCCACGGCCTCAAGCAGCGCCACGGGCTCCGCCTCTGCGAACGCCTCCAGCCGGGCTTCGAGCGCGGCCATCGTCTCGGAGATCAGCATGAGGAGGATCTCTTCCTTGTTGCCGATCAGGTTGTAGAGAGTGGGCTGAGTGACCCCGGCTGCATCGGCCAGGGAGCGCATGTTCAAGCTCGGAAAGCCGCGCTCGGCGATCGTGCGCCGCGCTTCCGCCAGGATCCGCCTGCGGCGCTTTTCCATGTTGATCGCTCGTGTACTCATTCGAGGTTTCACACTAGCAAATTTTAGTCATTGACAAAACTTTAGCAATGATAAATATTCTGGATCCAGAAGACGCCCTCAACCAATCCAGGAGAACCTTCCATGCTAATCGAAATCGACTATCTGTCCGAGGCCATGCGGCCAGATCCTGTTGAGTCGGACTACACCATCACCAAGATCGAAGGTGAAATCCCCCGGGAACTGAACGGGACCCTCTACCGCAATTGCCCAAACCAGAAGACCTCGCCAAAGGCCGGTCCTGGCGTATTGCATATGTTCGACGGTGACGGTTTTGTCAGTGCTTGGCGTTTCGAAGACGGCAAGGCCCGTTATCGCAGCCGCCACCCTCGCACGGAGAGCTTCCTGCGCGAGCAGGAGGAGGGCGAATACTGTCTCGGCGGACTCAACGTTGGGCCAGACCGCGCGCTACGGAATCCGCCGCCGAACTATCAGGCCAACACCAACGCCGTCTACCACGCCGGTCGGCTTTGGGCAATGCATGAAACCATGCCACCCTTCTTCATGGATCCGGACACCCTCGAGTCGAAGGGCATCTGGGATTACGATGGCAAGATGCTCGGAATGGCGTCTGGTGCCCATCCATGTATCGACGTGAGAACGGGCCAGATGTTCCAATGTGGCTACCAACCCATGGCACCCTTCCTGCAGCTCTACGTTGTGGAGGCCGACGGAAAGGTCTCTCTGGCAGAAGCGGTCGATACCCCCTGGGCTGGCAAGATCCACGACATTGCGATTACCGAGAACTACATCATCGTCCCGCTCGGAGCCGTCGACATCAGCTACGAGAACCCGGACAGGAATGATCCTCTTGGGGGCCTGAAGGCACTACGGGCACGGCCCGACCTGAACTTGCGGTTCGGCATCCGCAAGCGCGAGCCGGGTAGTCCCATGCAGTGGTTCGAGGTCCCCGACAGTCACTACATTCTGCACGTCGGAAATGCCTTCGAACGGGATGGGAAAATCATCATGGATGCCCCCGCTTGGGAGAATCCGACTGCCTTTGTCGAAACTATCAAGCACCTTCGCGAAGGCAAAGTCGATCCGGACGCAGCACACTGTCATCCCCGCGTCTACGAGTTCGACCTGGCCACTGGGACCTGCAAAGGGACCAAAGTGAGCGACATGTTTGCTGAGCTAAACCGGTTTGATGATCGCCTGATGGGATACGAGAATCGGTATGGCTACGCTTCGGTGGGGAGACCGGGCGAGGGAATATTCCGAAGTGTTGGAAAATACGATCGCTCGGGCGGGCCGATGGCGATCCAGGACGCTGTGGAAGGCAATTTTGTCGGCGAGCCCATCTTCGTTCCTCGTAGTCAGGACGCAGCCGAGGACGATGGTTTTGTCATCGCCTTGCGCCACGATGGACCCAACGATCGTACAGGCCTCGACATCCTGGACGCACGGGGTGTAGACAAGGAACCGCTGGCGCGTCTATGGCTGGATCACCGAGTTCCGTTCAGCCCCCATGGTTGCTGGCGGCCCGAAGGCACTTAGTAGTTCTGGGATCTTGGCTTGAACCTCATGCCGCTTCCCTCTGCACCTGCCTCACGCCCGCTGCGTACGCAGCGGGCGTGAGCTGACCCATCGCCTAACGAGTGAAATCGTCGATCACGGTGAGGACTCGGAGCTGCCGTCCGTCGATCGTCTGATCGGCGACGAAGTCGTAGCTCCAGACGTGGTTCAGTGACTCTCCCGCCAGGCGTCCCAGTCGGGGCGGAGCTCGGGTAGCGCATCCCGGTCTCCCATCGTCTCGCCGGCGAGAGCGGGCGTGAGGAGGTCTGATTCGAGCACCTCCCCCGCTGCGAGCACACCGCCGCGTAGTACTCCCATGACTCCCCCACCCGAGGGTGTGCTGGCGCCGCACAGGAACAAGCCCTCGATCTCCGTGCGCGGCCCGACCCGCATCGGGACCGGTGCCTCGATTCCGTTGGCGGTGCCTCCGGTGGAGTGTGTAAAGCGTTCCTGGCTCACCGGTGTCGCCGCTTCCTTCCAGACGATGTGCTCCCGGATGTCCGGGATCAGCTGCAGATTCGTGTCGATCATCTGCTCCACGAACTCGCTCTTGCGTTTTTTGTACTCCGCGTCGCGGTGATAGCGTCCGCCATCAGCGGGGCCCCGGTCCACGTTCCACACCCCGTAGTCCCGCGGCGCGAGGGTCATGATCTGCAGGTTCGTGTGCCCCTCCGGTGCCAGGTGCTGGCTCACCGGGTCCATCGTGGTGGCGGTGGTCAGCATGGTCATCTTGGCGTTCAGCCGCCCAGCATCGAGTTTGTCGTACACGCCCTCGATGTCGTAGTCGCCCCAGGTGTAGTGGTTGCTGTTGGGCATGCCGCGTTCCGCGAGGTCCACGTCGAGGCCGAGATACACACTGACGAGAGGTAAGGACATCTTGAGGGCTCGGATGTACTCAGCGGTTTCTTCGCCGAAGTGCTCCTCGCCGACCAGCTCGAAAACAGTTCGTTTCAGGTCGGCATTCGAGACGACCACCGGCGCATCGATCTCCTGCTCGTGACGCCCCTTCTGTCCGACGACCACCCCGCGCACGTGACCTCCCTCGACGCGGATCTTCTGCACCGGGCTCTTCGTGCGCACTTCGCCGCCGTAGGCTCGGATCGCTTCGATCAGCCGGCCGGCGATTACCTGGCCTCCACCCACCGGGTAGTAGGCTCCGCGCAGAAAGTAGTCGATGAAACCGGCCGCCATGACCACCGGGGTTTCCGAAGGCCGCACGGCGTAGGTAGCCTGCTCGCCAAGCAGCACAGCCTGCGCGCGCTCTCCGAGCCGATGCTCCGCGAAGAGCTCCGTCACGGGCCGGAGCCCCCACGGCAGGAAGCCGGGTGCCCGCTCGGCCAGCTGCGCCAGTTCGAGTTCGCCCCGTTGCATGCGGCGACCGGCCTGGGATACCCCGTGCATCACGTCGAGCACCGCGTCCAGCGCCTCGCGCTCGCGGGGAAAGGTCTCGTGTAGGCGGGCCCGGTAACGGTCCCAGCCGAACGGAATTCGGAACTCGAGATCGGGAAAGTGGAGGGTGGTGTAGCCGTCGGAGTCGAGGGGACGGAAGACCACGCGCTCAGCGAGGCCGACTCCGTTCAGTACAGCGGTGATCATGCCATCACGCCCGCACTCCCCGATATAGTGGACGCCGACGTCGAACTCAAATTTCCTGCCCTGGTGGTCGCGACGGAACGCATGGGAATTCCCCCCCGCCACGTAGTGGGCTTCGAGGACCAGAGTTCGCTTGCCCGCGGCGCATAGGTAGGCGGCGGTGGACAGACCGCCGAGTCCCGAGCCGACGACGATGGCATCCCATTGCTCGCGTTCGTCCGGGGTCGCGTCGCTCATCGTGAATTCTCCATTCGTTCGGTTGAAGGGGCGGGGCCAGGATCCGCTTGGCGCGCTTCTCCATGTTCATCGTTCGTGTACTCGTTCGGAATTTCACATTAGCAAAATTTAGTCATTGACAAAACTTTAGCATAGATCAATATTCTGGAATTCAGAAGAAAGGAGTTTCCAACGATGAGTAATCCCCAAGGTCTGCCGCCGGAGATCGTCGAGCACATCCGCTTGTATCGAGAAGACCCGGAGAAAGCACACCACTGGGATTCGACGCCGTTGGGCGGACCCGGTGTCCTGACCACCCTGCTGCTCACCACCCGCGGACGCAAATCGGGCGAGCCGCGGTCGCTGCCACTCGTCTATCAGCAGGTGAACAAGTGCTTCGTCGTCGTGGCCTCGAAGAAGGGATCACCGGCCCACCCTGCTTGGTACCTGAATCTGCAGGCACGACCCGAGTGCGAAATCCAGGTGGGCAACGAGCACTACCGCGTGCGCGCCCGCGATGCCGAGGGCGAAGAGCGCGGGCGGTTGTGGGGTGTCGTGACTGCGGCATATCCGCCCTACGACGAATACCAGACAGCTGCCGGGAAACGACGCATTCCTGTGGTGGTACTCGACCCCATCGACGAGTGACAACCGAACTCGTCGCAAGCTCTCAATCAAAAAAACAAGGAGTTCATTGACATGACTGCATTTGGATTTTCTGACTGGATGAAGAGGGCCGAAGAAGTCTCCCCACTGGTTGCCGCCGAGGCGGACGAAGCGGAGAGCCTGCGACACATGACCGATCGAACGGTTGAAGCGTTCAAGGAATCGGAGCTCTACTACCTCACGCTTCCGCAAGAGCTCGGAGGTCCCGATCTCCCTCTTGTCGAGTCACTGGAGGTTCTCGAGAAGGTCTCCGAGGCAGATGGCGCCGCCGGTTGGTGCCTCTTCGTCGGCAATATCGAGGTCGGGACAGCGGGAGCGTACCTGGCCGACGCCGGGATCGAGACCGTCTTCACCAAGCCAAAGGACTTGCTGATCTCCGGGCAGGGGATCCCGAACGGTGTGGCCCGACCCGTCGACGGGGGCTACCGCATCGACGGGGATTGGAAGTACGGCAGCGGCATCCATCACGCCGACTACATCCACAACGGCTGTATCGTGCTCGATGAGGATGGGAATCCCCGGATGACGGACGCGGGGAAGCGCGAGATCAGGATCTGCCTCACCGAACGCAAGCACGCCGAAATCAAGGACGACTGGCACGTGCTCGGCCTGTGTGCCACGGGCAGTTTCGATTACTCGATCCGTGACGTATTCGTCCCGACGGAGATGACGCACGACTTCGCAACGACGAAGCCGCATCGCGGCAGCTACCAGTTCACGCTGGGGTTGACCGGATACACCACCTGGGGACACACGGGTTTCGCTCTGGGCGTCGGACGTCACGCGCTCGACGAGCTGAAGAAGCTCGCGCAGACCAAGGAGAACCCGTTTGGACTGCTCGGCGATGGCGAGAGCTTCCAAGTACGCTACGCACATGCCGAGGGCAGCCTGCGGGCCGCGCGAGCCTTCTGCTATTCGGCTTGGGACGATCTGTGCGAATCGATGGCGAGGCAAGAGCCCGCAAGCCTCGATCAAATCGCACTGATCCGTCTCGCGATGTCCAATGTACACGATGTAGTGTCTGATATCACCACGTTCGCCCACATTGCGGGGGGAGGCGTCTCGCTTCGCCACAGCCCTCTCCAGCGCTGCTACCGCGACATGCACGCGGGTACGCAGCACATCCTGTTGGCCGACCAGATCCGGCAGGATACGGCGAAGGTGTTGTTGGAGATGGCGCCCGAGAATGCTCGATGGTCCCCTCTCGGCCTCGAGGCGCCTTCCGCGTAACAACGGAGTGCAGGAAGGGCCCAGCATGAAACGAGTTCCCCAGATCTCACCCGAGCGGGCCGCGGCCATGGTCGAAACGGGTGACACGATCCTGGTCGGCGGATTCGGCATGACCGGACATCCGGTCCATCTGCTTCACGCACTTGCCGAGACCGGTGTTCGGGACCTGACGTACGTCGCCAACAATGTGGGTGAAGTCGGACTCGGCGGCGGTCGGCTCCTGAGCAAGGGGCAGATCAAGAAGGCGATCGGCTCGTTTTTCACAAGCAACCGCGAGGCAGTGGCGGCCGCGCAGCACGGGAGCATGGAGATCGAGCTTCTTCCCCAGGGATCGCTTGCCGAGGCGCTGCGCGCGGGCGGCGCCGGAATCGGGGGCTTCTTCACTCCGGCTTCGGCGGGCACCGTCATCGGAGAGGGAAGGGAGACGAGGATCTTCGATGGAAAGCCGCAGGTGTTCGTACCGGGCCTTCGCGGCGACGTAGCCTTCATCCGGGCTTGGAAGGCGGATACCGCCGGCAACCTGGTCTACCGGATGACCGAACAGAACTTCAACAAGGCGATGGCGACGGCGGCTGATCTGGTCATCGCCGAGGTGGAGACGATCGTTCCGGTGGGCGAAATCGCCCCCAACGAGGTTCACACGCCGGGTTGTTATGTGGATCGTCTGGTTGAAGCGCGCATGACCCTGGACGACCTCGGGTCTTCTGCGTCGGTGGCATCCAGCGCAAGAAAGGTTGACCCGCTGCGGATGAACATGGCGCACCGCGCGTTGGCGGAGCTGAAAAGCGGGGACGTGGTGAATCTGGGGATTGGGATTCCCACCCTCGTGGCAGACCTGATCACTCCCGAACGCGGGATCGTCCTTCATACGGAGAACGGAATGCTCGGCGTCGGCCCCGCGCCAGCGGAGGGCGGCGCGATGGAGTACCCCGTGAACGCCGGGAAGGTCCCGGTTACGGCGCTGCCGGGAACCAGCTACTTCGACAGCGCGGATTCGTTCGCCATGATTCGCGGTGGCCACGTGGATATTGCGATCATGGGCGGGCTGCAGGTGGACGAAGCCGCGAACCTCGCGAACTGGGCGGTTCCCGGCAAGCCGCTATTGGGGGTGGGCGGTGCGATGGATCTCGGCTCGGGAGCCAAGCGGCTCATCATCACAATGACTCACACCAACTCCGACGGGAGCCCGAAGCTGGTTCCACAGTGCGACCTGCCGCTCACGAGTCGGAACGCGGTGGACCTGGTGATCACGGATCTTGCGGTCTTCTCGTTTGCTCCGGGCGATCTCACGCTGGTCGAGCTGATGCCTGGGGCAAACCTGGAACAGGTGAGATCCGCGACCTCGGCGAAGTTCGTCGAGAGGTTGCCGGGTTGAATTCGAGCCGACGCGCCGTGGCCACCCCGCGTCGCGGGCCTCGGTCGGGTCGACAGGAGGCGAGATGCTGGAACGCGAAGTAGACATCAAGCGTGCCGACGGTGACATGAACACCTTCATCACACATCCAGAAGAAGGTGGACCCTATCCGGTCGTGCTGTTCTACATGGATGCGCCCGGAAAGCGGGAAGAGCTGCACGACATGGCTCGCCGGATCGCCACCACGGGGTACTACGTGATGCTGCCGAATCTCTATTACCGCCGGACCCGGGCGTTCACGATGCCCCCGGGCTCCGAAGAGGAGATGTTCGAGCACATGGACTCGCTCTCGATCCAGATGGTGAACGAGGATACCTCAGCCATGCTCGAGCACGCGGCGGGCGACGGCCACGCCGCGGACGGTCCGGTCGGCGCGCTGGGCTACTGCATGAGCGGGCCCTTCGCCTTTGCTGCGGCCGCTGCGTTTCCCGATCGGATCGCCGCTTCAGCATCGCTGCACGGTGTGCGCCTGTGTACCGAAGCGGATGACTCGCCTCATCGTGACGCGAACAAGATCAACGGCGAACTCTACTTCGGTTGCGCGGAAACGGACGAGTGGGCACCCAAGGAGATGATCGACGAACTCGATGCCCACCTTGCAACGACCGGCGTCAACTACCGGATCGAATGGTACCCGGATACCACGCACGGCTTCGTCTTTCCGCAGCGTGGAGAGATGATCTACCACAAGGAAGCAGCCGAACGGCACTGGGAGCGGCTGTTCTCCCTGTTCCAACGGAATCTGACGTGATGCCAACCGCCCTGCAGCTGACAAGGCTCAGCTGTCTCCCCGCCAATCGGCGCGCTCTGGAGGGTTCAGATGCAACTCCGCTTCTCACATAACGCGATCAAAGTCCGCGACCTTGCTGTCATGCTCGACTTCTATGAGAACGTCCTCGGATTTCAGGTAACGGATCGCGGCCCCCTCCCGCGGCCCGGATCGCCGGAGATCGTCTTCCTCAGCCAGGTGGCGAGTGACCATCATCAGCTCGCCTTTGTCGACGTGCCACAGGACAGCGACGTGCCCGATACGCTCCTCCATATGGCCTTCCGCGTGTCGTCGATCACGGACGTCCGGGAGATGATCAAGCGGCTCGAAGAGGACGGGCTGGCGACCGATGTCGAGACCGTCACGCATGGCAACGCCTGGTCGGTCTACTTCAGAGACCCGGAGTTCAACCGTATCGAGGTGTTCTGTGACACGCCGTGGTACGTCCCGCAGCCCATCGTCGTGCCCTGGGACCCCGAAATGAGCGATCGGGAACTGTTCGAGCACACTGAAAAGCTCTTCTCGAACGAGCCGGGTTTCGGTCCGATGGAGGAGTGGACAGCCGCGCAGGCGGAGAAGGTCGGCGAAGAGACCTGATGCGCCCGATCCGTACGTACGCGAGCTGAGCGAACTCTCTGATCTCGAGGCCGAGCTGTCAGCGGCCAACGACGCTGCGCTGCGCGCGCGTGCTCGCGACATCGGTGCGGCTCTGCTCGAATCGCCGGCCGTGTTGCGCGAGATCGCCGATCGGGCTCCGGCGGACGCCGAACCCGATCTAGGCGCAGGGCCATGACGATCCTGGACCAGGAGCCCGACCCAAGATGGACGGCGACGCCCAGACGCCTCTGCATCGCCGCCGCCGGCATTGCGCTCACTCAGGGAATCTACGGATTCGACCTCGATCGCGCGCCTTGGCGGCGACGCGCAGGGACGCCTGGCTCGCCGCCAGACATCTTGGGTCAGGCTCCTAGGTGTGGGTTCTAAGCAGGTTGTTCACGGAGCTCCCTGAGCCGCTGAAACGGGCTGCCCGCTGGAAGCCTTGCAAGGCCGACGCGAATTCGTACTCCGTAGCGAGCTACCGGACGGACGAACCTGTCGAAGCCATCGACTACACGCCTGAGCAAGTCGGACGCCTCACCTACATGGCCACGTGTTCCGGCTGTCACTCGGTCACGTCGAGTCTCGTCGGCCCGCCGATGACCTATGTGCGTGCGATGTACAAGGACAGCCCTGAAAAGCTCGCCGCGTGGATCGCCGCTCCAGTTCGCCGGAACCGCGCATACACCGAGATGCCGCCGCAGGACTACCTCCCCAAGAGCACTCGCCTAGCGGTCGCGCGATACATCTTGGAGGAGCTCGACAAATAGGACGTGGTCGAGAACAGCCTTCGTCGGTAGAGCACACAGCGGCCGCAGACTCACCTCGACAACCGGGATACGACGTTCGACTTCCTCCCCTGCGGCGCCATTGGCATCCTCGCGTGAGGGAAGCCTCGCCCGAGATGCGAGGCCTCAGTGCGCCGGTTCCAACCGCCCGAAACCGCAGCTTTTCTCGAATTCGGTGGCGGGAATCGAACCCGGCTCCAGGAAGCGCAAGCGCCCGAAAAGAAGGAAGTCTTCGGACTGATATCTTGTCCCGGGGTTGTCCCGCGGAACCCGGTGACCTCCTGCTCAGCCTTGCAGCGGCGCCAGGCAGTCATGCGCTTGAAGCAGTGGATCGATCTGGTGCCGGGCCTCATCTGAGAGCGCTGCGTACCCTCTCCGAAGTTCTTCCAGGCAACGGCTCTGGTACTTGAAAGGCGCGCCCTCGTAGGCGAGACCGCGTGCGTCGATCCGAACCCGATCGGCCCCCGATTCGAGCGCCGCTCGGTTGGCGACGAGGAAAGGCAGGTACGCCTCACCGGCGAGGTCGAGCAGTGCATCCACCGCTGGACTCCTGGGCTCATCTTCTCTGCGCCACTCGCCCTCGTAGCCCGACAGGTCGTGCACGTGATGGCACCACCGCATGGTGTAAGGCGCGCGTTCCTGGCAGGGACCGATGGCCGCAAGGTCGAGGGTGAACTGGCAGAGTTGACCGAACAACGCAAAGTCCGCGTTCGAGGGCCGGCTACCGAAGAGGAAGGGCTGCTCGGGAATGTTCGGCTCGAGGGCATCGAGTACCCGATCCGCGATGTGCATCAGCATAGGCATATTGGCTTCGGTACAGCCCACCAGCGGGTTGCGCCCGACCTGACGGGTCTCGAAGTCGTGACCCTGCTTCTCGACCATTGTGCGGCCGCCACCGAATTGTTGATCGAAGGCGATCAGTCTTCCCGTCCACTTCGTGTGCTCGGGAAACGCCCAGCGATAGGCGTACATCGCCTTCGACAACCACTCGTCGGCGAGGTCTTCAATCAGTGCCGCCAGGAAGGCATCGGCTTCGCGTTCCGGGATCACAGATCGCTCGGCGTGACGCTTTTCGAGGTCTAGGATCAGAGGCGTCGAGTCGTTCAGGAAGATGCCGTCGGGGTATTCGAGCACGGGCATCACGGGGACTCGCACCTTCCCGAACGCCTTGGCCCAATCGACCATGCGCCCCATCACCGCATGGGGGATTCGCCGATAGCGCAGGACCGCGCGCATCTTCATCGAGTAGGGTGAGCCGATGTGAGCGTAGAGGCGGTAGACATGTTCGTTGTGCGTGGTCATCAGGCAAGATACCTTTGCTAGCTAGATCAGTAGATGTACTCGTCAGCCGGTTCATCCAGCTGCGATCAATGTTCGGTCGTCCACCAGGATAACGACAATGTTAGGCGGTCGGCTCGGAGGGC encodes:
- a CDS encoding NAD(P)/FAD-dependent oxidoreductase; protein product: MSDATPDEREQWDAIVVGSGLGGLSTAAYLCAAGKRTLVLEAHYVAGGNSHAFRRDHQGRKFEFDVGVHYIGECGRDGMITAVLNGVGLAERVVFRPLDSDGYTTLHFPDLEFRIPFGWDRYRARLHETFPREREALDAVLDVMHGVSQAGRRMQRGELELAQLAERAPGFLPWGLRPVTELFAEHRLGERAQAVLLGEQATYAVRPSETPVVMAAGFIDYFLRGAYYPVGGGQVIAGRLIEAIRAYGGEVRTKSPVQKIRVEGGHVRGVVVGQKGRHEQEIDAPVVVSNADLKRTVFELVGEEHFGEETAEYIRALKMSLPLVSVYLGLDVDLAERGMPNSNHYTWGDYDIEGVYDKLDAGRLNAKMTMLTTATTMDPVSQHLAPEGHTNLQIMTLAPRDYGVWNVDRGPADGGRYHRDAEYKKRKSEFVEQMIDTNLQLIPDIREHIVWKEAATPVSQERFTHSTGGTANGIEAPVPMRVGPRTEIEGLFLCGASTPSGGGVMGVLRGGVLAAGEVLESDLLTPALAGETMGDRDALPELRPDWDAWRESH
- a CDS encoding carotenoid oxygenase family protein; its protein translation is MLIEIDYLSEAMRPDPVESDYTITKIEGEIPRELNGTLYRNCPNQKTSPKAGPGVLHMFDGDGFVSAWRFEDGKARYRSRHPRTESFLREQEEGEYCLGGLNVGPDRALRNPPPNYQANTNAVYHAGRLWAMHETMPPFFMDPDTLESKGIWDYDGKMLGMASGAHPCIDVRTGQMFQCGYQPMAPFLQLYVVEADGKVSLAEAVDTPWAGKIHDIAITENYIIVPLGAVDISYENPDRNDPLGGLKALRARPDLNLRFGIRKREPGSPMQWFEVPDSHYILHVGNAFERDGKIIMDAPAWENPTAFVETIKHLREGKVDPDAAHCHPRVYEFDLATGTCKGTKVSDMFAELNRFDDRLMGYENRYGYASVGRPGEGIFRSVGKYDRSGGPMAIQDAVEGNFVGEPIFVPRSQDAAEDDGFVIALRHDGPNDRTGLDILDARGVDKEPLARLWLDHRVPFSPHGCWRPEGT
- a CDS encoding arylsulfatase; translated protein: MTNEASLTKAESLAPRGHPLLPFWMALVSLVAMAGPASTLADSHTQSPPSAGVAAADRRPNILILLADDLGWGDVSYHGSEIRTPHIDNLARRGIELDRFYVQPTCSPTRTALMTGKSPMRIGITRPITKNEKGGLPLGETLLPEHLARAGYQSLMSGKWHLGHYTPEMFPHARGFESFYGHVSGGIGYWDHNHGGGHDWQRDGVTVREEGYTTHLIADEALRLLTTRDRTRPVFLYVAFNAPHIPNESPSDALARYASIEDQKRRIHAGMVSELDSAIGRILAGFEEEGILGNTLVFFSSDNGGIVPGTGPPALLNVARFFDAIFDRPIPIPGFEFLVANLLDGASDNGRLRGAKGDLGDGGSRVPAAIWWPGHLENGTHERFMTISDLLPTLMEAIGAADAIPGDLNGRSQWAALNGDPSNSETPDYVTTGLFGEAAFYRPPWKLHVTDPPELYDVFDDPYEERNVAGENPEVVEALLQATEAWPRGRATSATIADSFFDPDLFGGREDREPWADVARERASRTN
- a CDS encoding dienelactone hydrolase family protein, yielding MLEREVDIKRADGDMNTFITHPEEGGPYPVVLFYMDAPGKREELHDMARRIATTGYYVMLPNLYYRRTRAFTMPPGSEEEMFEHMDSLSIQMVNEDTSAMLEHAAGDGHAADGPVGALGYCMSGPFAFAAAAAFPDRIAASASLHGVRLCTEADDSPHRDANKINGELYFGCAETDEWAPKEMIDELDAHLATTGVNYRIEWYPDTTHGFVFPQRGEMIYHKEAAERHWERLFSLFQRNLT
- a CDS encoding TetR/AcrR family transcriptional regulator; translation: MSTRAINMEKRRRRILAEARRTIAERGFPSLNMRSLADAAGVTQPTLYNLIGNKEEILLMLISETMAALEARLEAFAEAEPVALLEAVALLEAVANESTSLFSAEEDFYRAAFVANEFFSDQEKIWGKRGGLTRWAVALMTEACRTAQEQGQLRGSIPPDILGERIFASYRVASRDWAFRLISIEEFRETVLQASYIGLAADAEETFRPALIGKLTRLRKARSTKPARRKAQVRGLK
- a CDS encoding 3-oxoacid CoA-transferase subunit B, which translates into the protein MKRVPQISPERAAAMVETGDTILVGGFGMTGHPVHLLHALAETGVRDLTYVANNVGEVGLGGGRLLSKGQIKKAIGSFFTSNREAVAAAQHGSMEIELLPQGSLAEALRAGGAGIGGFFTPASAGTVIGEGRETRIFDGKPQVFVPGLRGDVAFIRAWKADTAGNLVYRMTEQNFNKAMATAADLVIAEVETIVPVGEIAPNEVHTPGCYVDRLVEARMTLDDLGSSASVASSARKVDPLRMNMAHRALAELKSGDVVNLGIGIPTLVADLITPERGIVLHTENGMLGVGPAPAEGGAMEYPVNAGKVPVTALPGTSYFDSADSFAMIRGGHVDIAIMGGLQVDEAANLANWAVPGKPLLGVGGAMDLGSGAKRLIITMTHTNSDGSPKLVPQCDLPLTSRNAVDLVITDLAVFSFAPGDLTLVELMPGANLEQVRSATSAKFVERLPG
- a CDS encoding acyl-CoA dehydrogenase, with product MTAFGFSDWMKRAEEVSPLVAAEADEAESLRHMTDRTVEAFKESELYYLTLPQELGGPDLPLVESLEVLEKVSEADGAAGWCLFVGNIEVGTAGAYLADAGIETVFTKPKDLLISGQGIPNGVARPVDGGYRIDGDWKYGSGIHHADYIHNGCIVLDEDGNPRMTDAGKREIRICLTERKHAEIKDDWHVLGLCATGSFDYSIRDVFVPTEMTHDFATTKPHRGSYQFTLGLTGYTTWGHTGFALGVGRHALDELKKLAQTKENPFGLLGDGESFQVRYAHAEGSLRAARAFCYSAWDDLCESMARQEPASLDQIALIRLAMSNVHDVVSDITTFAHIAGGGVSLRHSPLQRCYRDMHAGTQHILLADQIRQDTAKVLLEMAPENARWSPLGLEAPSA
- a CDS encoding nitroreductase family deazaflavin-dependent oxidoreductase — encoded protein: MSNPQGLPPEIVEHIRLYREDPEKAHHWDSTPLGGPGVLTTLLLTTRGRKSGEPRSLPLVYQQVNKCFVVVASKKGSPAHPAWYLNLQARPECEIQVGNEHYRVRARDAEGEERGRLWGVVTAAYPPYDEYQTAAGKRRIPVVVLDPIDE